The following proteins are encoded in a genomic region of Gemmatimonadota bacterium:
- a CDS encoding serine hydrolase, with protein MVAHLALALVTLAATAEKLPLRSPRSMGMSAERLATIDRVVRRGITAGGYPGASVVIGRRGAAVMQKGFGHLGWTSASPEVNADNTIYDLASLSKVIGTTTAAMILFDEGRLDLDAPVSTYIPEFSGGNKELVTVRHLLTHRSGLPAGRELWRMTSKPSEAKQVVINTPLACQPGACFVYSDLGADVLGWVVESVAGLRLDTFLAERVFKPLGMNDTYYNPPDSVRHRIAPTEVAPPRGYPLRGEVHDENAFALGGVAGHAGLFSTAADLAVFAQMMLNGGVYDDVRIFSDSTVSLFTRRTAGTRALGWDTAEGQGGSGEYLTSAAYGHTGYTGTSIWIDPDRQMFVVLLTNRVHAARARRPSKVIADVRADLADAAALSVEDSDQILNMPASFRADRADGWNKSVRRSRRSSRSSRAKASSSKSGRAVSKARGAKSSKARSSKSGAKRSVKPKVSAKPSARTTRSNSAASKVRPTASASRSGAKASTRSSSSKSRPIAKRTSGSAAGK; from the coding sequence GTGGTCGCTCATCTGGCACTCGCCCTCGTCACGCTCGCTGCCACAGCGGAGAAGCTCCCGCTGCGGTCGCCGCGTTCGATGGGGATGTCCGCCGAGCGTCTGGCGACCATCGATCGCGTAGTCCGTCGCGGCATCACTGCTGGAGGATACCCCGGCGCCTCAGTCGTGATCGGACGCCGCGGAGCCGCCGTGATGCAGAAGGGCTTCGGCCACCTGGGATGGACCTCGGCCTCCCCCGAGGTCAACGCCGACAATACCATCTACGATCTCGCCTCCCTGTCCAAGGTCATCGGGACCACCACGGCGGCGATGATCCTCTTCGACGAAGGGCGCCTCGACCTCGACGCACCGGTCTCGACGTACATCCCCGAGTTCTCCGGCGGCAACAAGGAACTGGTCACGGTCCGTCATCTCCTCACGCACCGCTCCGGGCTCCCGGCCGGTCGCGAACTGTGGCGGATGACGTCCAAGCCGTCTGAAGCCAAGCAAGTCGTCATCAACACGCCACTCGCGTGCCAGCCTGGCGCCTGCTTCGTGTACAGTGACCTCGGAGCCGACGTCCTCGGATGGGTCGTCGAATCCGTCGCCGGCTTGCGCCTCGACACCTTCCTCGCCGAGCGCGTCTTCAAGCCGCTCGGGATGAACGACACGTACTACAATCCGCCGGACTCGGTGCGTCATCGCATCGCGCCCACCGAGGTCGCACCGCCCCGCGGATATCCGCTGCGTGGTGAAGTACACGACGAGAACGCCTTCGCCCTCGGCGGCGTCGCCGGCCACGCGGGGCTCTTCTCCACCGCGGCAGACCTCGCCGTCTTCGCCCAGATGATGCTCAACGGCGGCGTCTACGACGACGTCCGCATCTTCTCCGACAGCACCGTCTCGCTCTTCACGCGGCGTACCGCGGGGACGCGAGCCCTCGGCTGGGATACCGCCGAGGGCCAGGGTGGCTCGGGCGAGTACCTCACGTCGGCCGCGTATGGCCACACCGGTTACACGGGGACCTCGATCTGGATCGACCCCGACCGGCAGATGTTCGTCGTCCTGCTGACCAACCGCGTCCACGCCGCTCGCGCCCGTCGCCCGTCGAAGGTGATCGCCGACGTGCGCGCCGACCTCGCCGACGCCGCCGCGCTCTCGGTCGAGGACTCCGACCAGATCCTGAACATGCCCGCCTCCTTCCGCGCCGACCGCGCGGACGGGTGGAACAAGTCGGTCCGCCGCTCGCGTCGGAGTTCGAGAAGCAGCCGGGCCAAGGCATCGAGCAGCAAGTCGGGCCGGGCCGTTTCCAAGGCGCGCGGCGCCAAGTCGTCCAAGGCGCGCAGCTCGAAAAGCGGCGCCAAGCGCTCGGTCAAGCCCAAGGTGAGCGCCAAGCCCTCCGCCAGGACGACCAGATCCAACAGCGCGGCCAGCAAGGTGCGACCGACCGCGTCCGCCTCTCGGAGTGGAGCCAAGGCCTCGACGAGGTCGTCGAGCAGCAAGAGCCGACCGATCGCGAAACGAACGAGCGGGAGTGCGGCCGGCAAGTAG
- a CDS encoding metal-sulfur cluster assembly factor, with translation MLDSGDVDVAPTTPAPSAPPAAFGGEGDAVAPVASVSGEGAPAEGTPNAAADSAITADQVKLALRRVKDPELNLNILDLGLIYDIAVEGSDVSIDMSLTSPGCPSGPEIMGDAERQLKAIEGIGTVAVNLVWSPPWTPDRIEPRVRAYLGF, from the coding sequence ATGTTGGATTCCGGCGACGTGGACGTTGCTCCTACCACCCCAGCGCCCTCTGCTCCCCCGGCCGCCTTCGGCGGTGAGGGCGACGCCGTCGCGCCTGTCGCCAGCGTGTCTGGCGAGGGAGCGCCTGCCGAGGGAACGCCTAACGCCGCCGCGGATTCGGCGATCACCGCCGATCAGGTGAAGCTCGCGCTGCGCCGAGTGAAGGATCCCGAGCTCAACCTCAACATCCTCGACCTCGGGCTCATCTACGACATCGCCGTCGAAGGAAGCGATGTCTCGATCGACATGAGCCTGACCTCGCCGGGGTGCCCGTCGGGACCGGAGATCATGGGCGACGCCGAACGGCAGCTGAAGGCGATCGAGGGGATCGGCACCGTGGCGGTGAACCTCGTCTGGTCGCCCCCCTGGACCCCCGATCGCATCGAGCCGCGCGTCAGGGCGTATCTGGGGTTCTGA
- a CDS encoding family 10 glycosylhydrolase — translation MAEVVGAGQAVRPTVSVNRRLRAGVLVLVGVLASVVARPAVAQDDAPPSRGLPYAPLGGDPSADTIAPPLPREFRAVWVATVTNIDWPSRPGLPVDSQKTELLAILDLAAAVRLNAVIFQVRPGGDALYQSHLEPWSYFLTGQQGRAPQPMWDPLAFAVAEAHKRGMELHAWFNPYRAGHPRDTTGTKSPLHLSRTNPAVVHRYGPYTWMDPGEAVVRRKTIDVVVDVVRRYDVDGVHIDDYFYPYPERTRRGREIPFPDERSWRAYKAREGTLSRDDWRRQNVDQLVQELYTAIKRAKPWVKFGISPFGIWRPGYPESVRGFDAYDRLYADSRKWLNEGWVDYWTPQLYWKLGAPLQSYRDLLAWWRAENRLGRNLWPGNYTSRASARRSAPWPVDELLDQIRESRAQLSPSSGNVHFSMDAFKVDRDSMNARLASGLYAEPALVPPSPWLASGIPDAPVVVRVPQPRMVELDITRRDAPMVEAPPPGVRRPAGTPPPRTPSDRTASSPAYSTVLSVREPHWWVIRARYGDAWYARVVPAAQRTVRLPLDMTDAPPSMIAVTAVDHAGQESLAAVVR, via the coding sequence ATGGCTGAGGTGGTGGGGGCGGGACAGGCCGTGCGCCCCACCGTGTCCGTGAACCGTCGGCTGCGCGCCGGCGTGCTGGTGCTGGTGGGGGTGCTGGCGAGCGTCGTGGCCCGACCCGCCGTGGCGCAGGACGATGCCCCGCCCTCGCGGGGATTGCCGTATGCCCCGTTAGGCGGCGACCCGTCCGCCGATACCATCGCGCCGCCCTTGCCGCGCGAGTTCCGCGCCGTCTGGGTCGCCACCGTCACCAACATCGACTGGCCGTCGCGTCCGGGGCTCCCCGTCGATTCGCAGAAGACGGAGCTGCTGGCCATCCTCGACCTCGCCGCGGCGGTGCGCCTCAATGCGGTGATCTTCCAGGTGCGCCCCGGGGGCGACGCGCTGTACCAGTCGCACCTCGAACCATGGTCGTACTTCCTTACCGGCCAGCAGGGCAGGGCGCCGCAGCCGATGTGGGACCCGCTCGCCTTTGCCGTGGCGGAGGCGCACAAGCGCGGGATGGAGCTGCACGCCTGGTTCAACCCGTATCGCGCCGGTCACCCGCGGGACACGACGGGCACGAAATCGCCGTTGCACCTGTCGCGCACGAACCCGGCGGTGGTGCACCGATACGGCCCCTACACCTGGATGGATCCGGGGGAGGCCGTCGTCAGGCGCAAGACGATCGACGTGGTCGTCGACGTGGTGCGACGCTACGATGTCGATGGCGTCCACATCGACGACTACTTCTACCCGTACCCCGAGCGCACGCGGCGCGGGCGCGAGATCCCGTTCCCCGACGAGCGCTCGTGGCGTGCCTACAAGGCGCGCGAGGGCACGCTCTCCCGCGACGACTGGCGCCGCCAGAACGTCGACCAGCTCGTACAGGAACTGTACACGGCCATCAAGCGCGCCAAGCCGTGGGTGAAGTTCGGCATTTCCCCGTTTGGCATCTGGCGCCCGGGCTACCCGGAGTCGGTGCGCGGCTTCGATGCCTACGACCGGCTGTACGCCGACTCGCGCAAGTGGCTCAACGAGGGGTGGGTCGACTACTGGACGCCACAACTCTACTGGAAGCTCGGCGCCCCGCTGCAATCGTATCGCGACCTGCTCGCCTGGTGGCGCGCCGAGAACCGCCTGGGGCGCAACCTGTGGCCCGGCAACTACACATCGCGTGCATCGGCCCGGCGCAGCGCGCCCTGGCCCGTGGACGAGCTGCTCGACCAGATCCGCGAATCGCGCGCGCAGCTGTCGCCCAGCAGCGGCAACGTCCACTTCAGCATGGATGCCTTCAAGGTCGACCGCGATTCCATGAACGCGCGACTCGCCAGCGGCCTCTATGCCGAGCCGGCGCTCGTCCCGCCGTCGCCGTGGCTGGCCAGCGGCATCCCCGACGCCCCGGTCGTCGTGCGCGTCCCGCAGCCGCGCATGGTCGAGTTGGACATCACGCGCCGCGACGCGCCGATGGTCGAGGCCCCGCCCCCCGGCGTGCGCCGCCCCGCCGGCACCCCACCGCCACGCACGCCGTCCGACCGCACCGCGTCGTCACCGGCGTACTCCACCGTCCTGAGCGTGCGCGAGCCGCACTGGTGGGTCATCCGCGCCCGCTATGGCGATGCGTGGTACGCCCGCGTCGTCCCCGCCGCTCAGCGAACCGTCCGCCTCCCGCTCGACATGACCGATGCCCCGCCGTCGATGATCGCCGTCACCGCGGTGGATCACGCGGGGCAGGAGTCGCTGGCGGCCGTCGTGCGCTAG
- a CDS encoding ribonuclease D: MTASRKSEPTRPLFLDSPEAADHFLSSIETARVLAIDTEGASFHRYVDRIYLLQLSTDAHHAILDPLKVASPSRLGALLESRDVEVVFHDADYDLRLLHQDYGWRVTNIFDTRVAAQLLGIKAFGLAALLDSYFGVKLDKKHQRADWSMRPLTADMLDYAAQDTMHLLGLRERLRSSLEQKGRWSWAQEEFNRLEGTQWQAEEDGSSFLRLKGARDLSRRELALLRELVAWRDGVAKGLDRSTFRVVTNDVLLELSRRSPRTMEDLRSIKGIGRGILENRGGEILEAVARGRAVPDADLPRFPKAPRWERDPHFDERVARLKRVRDEAAADLDLDPGVLCARDRLEAVARAKPRHIDEVREIPELRGWQIELLGPAFVKSLRDVPNGESGAAGAVTAAAASGASTPAAKPKAAAGSEAVTGDDEGSPYRDG, from the coding sequence GTGACCGCTTCACGGAAATCCGAGCCCACGCGCCCACTTTTTCTCGACTCTCCCGAGGCCGCTGACCACTTCCTGTCGTCCATCGAGACGGCGCGGGTGTTGGCGATCGACACGGAGGGGGCGAGTTTCCACCGGTACGTCGACCGCATCTACTTGTTGCAGCTGTCGACTGACGCGCATCACGCGATCCTCGACCCGCTCAAGGTGGCGTCGCCGTCGCGGCTGGGGGCGCTGCTCGAGTCGCGCGACGTCGAGGTGGTCTTTCACGACGCCGACTACGACCTGCGCCTGCTGCACCAGGACTATGGCTGGCGGGTGACGAACATCTTCGACACGCGCGTCGCGGCCCAGTTACTGGGGATCAAGGCCTTTGGCCTGGCCGCGCTGCTCGACAGCTACTTCGGCGTGAAGCTGGACAAGAAGCACCAGCGGGCCGACTGGTCGATGCGCCCGCTCACGGCCGACATGCTCGACTACGCCGCGCAGGACACGATGCACCTGCTCGGCCTGCGCGAACGGCTGCGGTCGTCGTTGGAGCAGAAGGGGCGCTGGAGCTGGGCGCAGGAGGAGTTCAACCGCCTCGAGGGGACGCAGTGGCAGGCGGAGGAAGACGGATCGTCGTTCCTGCGACTCAAGGGCGCACGCGACCTCTCGCGCCGAGAGCTGGCGTTGCTGCGCGAACTCGTCGCCTGGCGCGATGGCGTGGCCAAGGGGCTCGATCGCAGCACCTTCCGCGTGGTGACCAACGACGTGTTGCTGGAACTGTCCCGGCGCTCGCCGCGCACCATGGAAGACCTGCGGAGCATCAAGGGGATCGGACGCGGGATCCTGGAGAACCGCGGGGGCGAGATCCTCGAGGCGGTGGCGCGCGGGCGCGCCGTCCCCGACGCGGATCTGCCGCGCTTTCCCAAGGCGCCGCGATGGGAGCGCGATCCGCACTTCGACGAGCGCGTCGCACGGCTCAAGCGTGTGCGGGACGAGGCGGCGGCCGACCTGGACCTGGATCCCGGTGTGCTCTGTGCGCGCGATCGCCTGGAGGCGGTCGCACGGGCCAAGCCGCGCCACATCGACGAGGTGCGCGAGATCCCCGAGTTGCGCGGCTGGCAGATCGAGCTGCTGGGGCCGGCCTTCGTGAAGTCGCTGCGCGACGTGCCGAACGGTGAGTCCGGTGCCGCCGGTGCCGTGACCGCGGCCGCGGCATCTGGCGCGTCGACTCCTGCCGCGAAGCCCAAGGCGGCGGCCGGGTCGGAAGCTGTCACCGGCGACGACGAGGGCTCGCCGTATCGGGATGGCTGA
- a CDS encoding alpha/beta fold hydrolase, whose amino-acid sequence MIAYCGGIEIGYDDMGSGDAVVFLHGFPHHRALWASQVAALVDRARCIAPDLRGFGESSVHPPYSVDQYADDLAALLDSLRIERAVVCGLSMGGYVALAFWRRHRARVRALILMDTRAGNDSAEGRERRDQMIALARQRGSEAVADAMITGMVGKRTREKCPEVVDDVHRMLESAPVDGVVGALEALRDRPDSTATLETIDVPTLIVVGEDDVLTPPGEAMLLHAGIRGSTLEVIAGAGHVANVERPAAVNHVITEFLAKVTLS is encoded by the coding sequence ATGATCGCCTACTGCGGTGGAATCGAGATCGGCTACGACGACATGGGGAGCGGCGATGCGGTGGTCTTCCTGCACGGCTTCCCGCATCACCGCGCCCTGTGGGCGTCGCAGGTCGCCGCCCTGGTCGACCGGGCCCGATGCATCGCCCCCGACCTGCGCGGCTTTGGCGAGAGCAGCGTGCACCCCCCCTACTCGGTCGACCAGTACGCGGACGACCTGGCCGCCCTGCTCGACTCGCTCCGGATCGAGCGTGCCGTCGTCTGTGGACTCTCCATGGGCGGCTATGTGGCGCTGGCCTTCTGGCGGCGGCACCGGGCCCGAGTTCGCGCCCTCATCCTCATGGATACGCGCGCCGGGAACGACTCCGCCGAGGGGCGCGAGCGTCGCGACCAGATGATCGCGTTGGCACGCCAACGTGGGAGCGAAGCGGTGGCCGACGCGATGATCACCGGGATGGTCGGGAAACGGACCCGTGAGAAGTGCCCGGAGGTCGTCGACGACGTGCATCGGATGCTCGAGAGCGCCCCGGTCGACGGGGTGGTGGGGGCGCTCGAGGCGCTCCGCGACCGTCCCGACTCGACCGCGACGCTGGAGACGATCGACGTCCCGACGCTCATCGTGGTGGGGGAGGACGACGTCCTGACCCCGCCCGGCGAGGCGATGCTCCTCCACGCCGGTATCCGTGGCAGCACCCTCGAAGTGATTGCCGGTGCCGGACACGTGGCCAACGTGGAGCGTCCAGCCGCGGTGAATCACGTCATCACGGAGTTCCTCGCCAAGGTCACGCTCTCCTGA
- a CDS encoding HAD family hydrolase, which produces MLRAITLDYWDTIYSGASEPVRIERRREVLLRMLARLGHTADPLEFEALYRASAAEAERWWREEHRGYTTAERIHWLLGQLSITRPPDCEHMAVAIEEIDRTLTELPPPMLPGAREALARLGERYALAIVSDTGFVSGTAQDRLLAQDGVRDRFTATIYSMDIGHAKPRPEPFHAALTALGVAPHEALHVGDIERTDIAGALGVGMRAIRLDAVRKGGPTRAEHVAESLTALADYLTR; this is translated from the coding sequence ATGCTGCGCGCCATCACCCTGGACTATTGGGACACGATCTACAGCGGCGCCTCCGAGCCGGTGCGTATCGAGCGCCGGCGGGAGGTGCTGCTTCGCATGCTCGCGCGACTCGGCCATACCGCCGACCCGCTCGAGTTCGAGGCGCTGTACCGCGCATCGGCGGCCGAGGCCGAGCGCTGGTGGCGAGAGGAGCACCGGGGTTACACCACCGCCGAGCGCATCCACTGGCTGCTGGGTCAGCTGTCGATCACGCGACCGCCGGACTGTGAGCATATGGCGGTCGCGATCGAGGAGATCGACCGGACGCTCACCGAGCTCCCCCCGCCGATGCTTCCCGGTGCGCGCGAGGCGCTGGCACGGCTGGGTGAGCGGTATGCCCTGGCCATCGTCTCCGATACCGGTTTCGTGAGCGGGACGGCGCAGGACCGCCTGCTGGCGCAGGATGGCGTGCGCGACCGGTTCACGGCGACGATCTACTCGATGGACATCGGCCACGCCAAGCCGCGCCCGGAGCCCTTCCATGCCGCGCTCACCGCGTTAGGCGTCGCCCCGCACGAGGCGCTGCACGTGGGCGACATCGAACGCACGGATATCGCCGGCGCCCTGGGTGTGGGCATGCGCGCCATCCGCCTCGACGCCGTGCGAAAGGGTGGCCCAACCAGGGCCGAACACGTCGCGGAGAGCCTCACCGCGCTCGCCGACTACCTCACGCGATAG
- a CDS encoding ferredoxin family protein, which yields MPYVITEACIGTKDKACVDVCPVDCIYEGEDQLYIHPDECIDCGACEPECPVTAIFPEEDVPANMRQYVQINRDVFKSANPPGRPTR from the coding sequence ATGCCGTACGTCATCACCGAAGCCTGCATTGGCACCAAGGACAAGGCCTGCGTGGATGTCTGCCCCGTGGATTGCATCTACGAGGGAGAGGACCAGCTCTACATCCACCCGGACGAGTGCATCGACTGCGGCGCCTGCGAGCCGGAGTGCCCGGTGACGGCGATCTTCCCCGAGGAAGATGTCCCGGCGAACATGCGCCAGTACGTCCAGATCAACCGCGACGTCTTCAAGAGCGCCAATCCGCCGGGGCGGCCGACGCGCTGA
- a CDS encoding (2Fe-2S)-binding protein, with the protein MRLTINDRTRDLAPEPHETLLTTLRDRLFLTGAKQGCDRGECGACTVLLNGEPVYACLTLTQACDGESVTTVEGLARGDDLHPLQDAFIAQDAVQCGFCTSGQLMAAAALLARDPAPGQAAIDEAMSGNLCRCGTYPAIVRAIEGAAAVLRGESAPGETGTDGVA; encoded by the coding sequence ATGCGATTGACGATCAACGATAGGACGCGGGACCTAGCGCCAGAGCCACACGAAACGCTGCTCACCACGCTGCGCGACCGCCTCTTCCTGACCGGGGCCAAGCAGGGGTGCGATCGCGGCGAGTGCGGCGCGTGCACGGTGCTGCTCAACGGCGAGCCGGTGTACGCCTGCCTCACGCTCACGCAGGCGTGCGATGGCGAGTCGGTCACGACAGTCGAAGGCTTGGCCAGGGGCGACGACCTGCACCCGCTGCAGGACGCCTTCATCGCGCAGGACGCGGTGCAGTGCGGCTTCTGCACGTCGGGGCAGCTGATGGCCGCGGCCGCCCTGCTCGCCCGCGACCCTGCCCCCGGCCAGGCGGCGATCGACGAGGCGATGAGCGGGAACCTGTGCCGCTGCGGTACGTATCCGGCGATCGTGCGGGCGATCGAAGGGGCCGCCGCCGTCCTGCGGGGCGAGTCCGCGCCGGGCGAGACGGGAACGGACGGGGTGGCATGA
- a CDS encoding xanthine dehydrogenase family protein molybdopterin-binding subunit gives MSEPNDSAPRRRFVTTVIEVEGRRETKVVELPSLEPAPWGDDAELSIVGARVPRVDAREKVTGRAKFTTDLQRPGMLHVAFVRATIAHGTVTAIDASAALQLPGVVDVLTASTLPRPMRAGGLPLLGTAVLYPDQPVAAVCAESREGALAAARAVRVSYDAKPFAVTFEGAMAPDAPTVRGTTNVMRGSPAIVERGDVPLALTQADVVVTREYRTASQLHSPLEPHASVAEWEGDRLTLWESTQGVFRVRDEVALGLGLPKSHVRVIKEHMGGGFGAKNNSGTTSFVAALFARRTGRPVRCVLERREEQSDGGHRAPSRLVVTLGARRDGRLMAIDAVTEIALGATGWEGSPAAIFREMYSCPNVRTHETFVWANTQPMMAFRAPGHVEGAFGLERTMDVLAGELGMDPLALRLANFAARDEASQRDYSANGLRRCYEEGAARFGWAGGNDAVRKETVPVSGAAGGSVVMGGAPHAEHPPHVPATTLRPHLRRGVGMAACVWGAGGGPPAYATVRLNSDASIDVLSGTQDLGTGSRTILAQIAAEALGARLADVRVILGDTERTPYASNSWGSMTTASVGPAVRVAAEEARHKLLEAAGELLECHPGDLVARDSIVATRDGARRMGFGDVTKKLGNVMIMGQGSRGPNPAGVGLMSFGAQFAEVEVDIETGVVRVLRIVAAHDAGRIINPLLAESQLNGGILQGLGFALFEERHLDPNSGRPLNPSLHDYKIPTMADLPAIDAFCVAGSDTIANHVGARGLAEPPIIPTAPAIANAVANALGVEVRELPMTPWRILGALREA, from the coding sequence ATGAGCGAGCCTAACGATTCCGCCCCGCGGCGCCGCTTCGTCACCACCGTCATCGAGGTGGAGGGGCGACGCGAGACGAAGGTCGTGGAGCTGCCGTCGCTGGAGCCCGCGCCGTGGGGCGACGACGCCGAGCTCTCGATCGTCGGGGCGCGCGTCCCCCGCGTGGATGCGCGCGAGAAGGTCACGGGGCGCGCGAAGTTCACCACCGACCTCCAGCGTCCGGGGATGCTGCACGTCGCCTTCGTGCGTGCCACCATCGCCCACGGGACGGTGACGGCGATCGACGCCTCGGCAGCGTTGCAACTGCCGGGGGTGGTCGACGTCCTCACCGCCAGCACCCTCCCGCGCCCCATGCGGGCCGGCGGGCTGCCGCTCCTCGGCACGGCGGTGCTCTATCCCGACCAGCCGGTCGCCGCCGTCTGCGCCGAGTCACGAGAGGGGGCGCTCGCCGCGGCGAGGGCGGTGCGCGTGTCGTACGACGCCAAGCCATTCGCGGTGACCTTCGAGGGGGCCATGGCCCCCGACGCGCCCACGGTGCGCGGGACGACGAACGTGATGCGCGGCTCGCCGGCGATCGTCGAGCGCGGCGACGTACCGCTGGCCCTCACGCAGGCCGACGTGGTGGTGACGCGCGAGTACCGCACGGCAAGCCAACTCCACTCGCCACTCGAGCCGCACGCCTCGGTGGCCGAGTGGGAGGGCGATCGCCTGACGTTGTGGGAGTCGACGCAGGGGGTCTTCCGGGTCCGCGACGAGGTGGCGCTTGGGCTGGGGCTCCCCAAGTCGCATGTGCGGGTGATCAAGGAGCACATGGGGGGCGGCTTCGGGGCCAAGAACAACTCGGGGACGACCAGCTTCGTCGCCGCCCTCTTTGCCCGGCGCACCGGGCGGCCGGTGCGCTGCGTGCTGGAGCGCCGCGAGGAGCAATCGGACGGCGGGCACCGTGCGCCATCACGGCTGGTGGTGACGTTAGGCGCGCGGCGCGACGGGCGGCTGATGGCGATCGACGCGGTCACGGAGATCGCGTTGGGGGCGACCGGGTGGGAGGGGAGTCCGGCGGCGATCTTCCGCGAGATGTACTCGTGCCCCAACGTGCGCACGCACGAGACGTTCGTGTGGGCCAACACGCAGCCGATGATGGCCTTCCGGGCCCCCGGGCACGTCGAAGGGGCCTTCGGGCTGGAACGGACGATGGACGTGCTGGCCGGGGAGCTGGGGATGGACCCGCTCGCGTTGCGGCTGGCGAACTTCGCGGCGCGCGACGAGGCGTCGCAGCGCGACTACTCGGCCAACGGGTTGCGGCGCTGTTATGAGGAAGGGGCGGCGCGGTTCGGGTGGGCGGGGGGAAATGATGCGGTGCGAAAGGAAACGGTACCGGTGAGCGGGGCGGCAGGTGGTAGCGTGGTGATGGGGGGGGCCCCCCACGCCGAGCACCCGCCGCACGTGCCGGCCACCACGCTCCGCCCCCACCTGCGCCGCGGCGTCGGCATGGCCGCCTGCGTCTGGGGCGCCGGCGGCGGTCCCCCTGCCTACGCCACCGTCCGCCTCAACTCCGACGCCTCCATCGACGTCCTCAGCGGCACACAGGACCTCGGCACGGGCTCGCGCACGATCCTCGCCCAGATCGCCGCCGAAGCGTTAGGTGCCCGACTCGCCGACGTGCGCGTCATCCTGGGCGATACCGAGCGCACCCCCTACGCCAGCAACTCCTGGGGCTCGATGACCACCGCCTCGGTCGGTCCGGCGGTGCGCGTGGCGGCCGAAGAGGCGCGCCACAAGCTCCTCGAGGCCGCCGGCGAACTCCTCGAGTGCCATCCCGGCGACCTCGTCGCCCGAGACTCGATCGTCGCCACCCGCGACGGCGCCCGCCGCATGGGCTTCGGCGACGTCACGAAGAAGCTCGGGAACGTGATGATCATGGGACAGGGGAGCCGCGGGCCGAATCCGGCCGGCGTGGGGCTCATGTCGTTCGGTGCGCAATTCGCCGAGGTCGAGGTCGACATCGAGACCGGCGTGGTGCGCGTCCTGCGCATCGTCGCCGCCCACGACGCGGGGCGCATCATCAACCCGCTGCTCGCCGAGAGCCAGCTCAACGGCGGGATCCTGCAGGGGCTGGGGTTCGCGCTCTTCGAGGAGCGACACCTCGATCCCAACAGCGGGCGACCGCTGAACCCGTCACTACACGACTACAAGATCCCGACCATGGCCGACCTCCCGGCGATCGACGCGTTCTGCGTCGCCGGGAGCGATACCATCGCCAATCACGTGGGGGCGCGCGGCCTGGCCGAACCCCCCATCATCCCGACCGCGCCGGCGATCGCCAACGCCGTCGCCAACGCGTTAGGCGTGGAGGTCCGCGAGTTGCCGATGACCCCGTGGCGGATCCTGGGGGCGCTGCGTGAAGCCTAA